accggccagccgggcaggcaactagatgccagtctgaaaagttaccggccaggccaaaaagttacaggccaatggctggctgaccggccctatttcgaacgctggttcTACCGGCTTCAACTTAAGTCTAAGTAGAAGGCCTTTAGTATTTTTGAATCACAAATGTTACTCTAATTCCGCAGAGCGCAGTAGACCTTTTTCCAAATGTCTAATCCATATTGGGTCCAGCATTCAAGTCCTTAGGTTTGGCTCCCATGCCACTGCCAGTGTGGCACGGTCCCTGCGGCATTTGTGTAGAGATCGACCAACACATGGTACATGAACAgatatttggtgtacatgtatgCCATGTTTACTTTTCAACAGGGGGGGGTCATCTAAAAGGTTCCTTATACCCCTCAGAACCTTATTAGGGGAAAAGGAATACAAAGTCTGCTAATAACGCCAATTTTGCATTGCAAATCTCCTGTCCTCATCAATTCATTAAAAACCTTCGGTCAAGAACTCAACAAAATTATTGTCAATGCAGGTAGCGAggtaagaagaaaagtttacaaACTTCATTTTTCTCACTCTGTTTTGTAAGTTCCtggaaaaaattttaaaaacaattattatgCATAATTTATAATGTATAGTACCAATattaaaattgcataaattgctttCTTTCTCGTTCCACAGATCTATTCGCATGGCATCCTATACTCATGTCAATAGCAGTAAGTTCTGTTCAAttgtttcttcaattattttgagatattggaaaCGTATTTGTAATGCATTTGAACACCATTTTATGAGGCAGATTGAAAATCAATGTGAATTCATCAACAGTTTGatgaaacaaaaaatatacactatttctgtaaaaatacaattgaaagaaAGGCCATAGCTTTGACCATTATAAGTACTATTATTTAAACTGGTCACATTATCGTAGAACCTGATGGTAGCCCAAATgaccatcaacaacaaatcacTGGCATACTGTTAATTAGTATCTGTAAAGCTTACATTGAACATAATGACAAAAAGAGCGCTGGAAAAAACCCTTGTGTATTCAGCAGAAGTTATCAAGTAATACTAGTAGTAAAACATAATTTATAACTGTATTATcatttgtaaagtaaaacttGAAACCATCTTTCTGTTGCCATTATTAATGTGTTTCCTTCCTTGctttttcttcatcttttcttTCAGTTTGGTGTATTGACTACAGAAGCCATACTGTACTTTTCGCCTGAAAGCACTCTCATTCCGCAAGCATCACGGTCAACAAAAGTTGGATATCACTGGGCAACCAATACTACAGCCATTATCTGTGGTTTAATTGGACTTACTGTCATTGTATCTAACAAGTATAAAAATGGAAAGCCACATTTCACCACTTGGCATGGTACACTAGGTGGGTATAATGTGTTGAATGTTTTTGTTTCTTGTTCAGCAGGTATAGTCATTTAGTCAGATTTGTCACAAGTTTCCAAGCAGCTGGCAAATTGTTTTTAATtctatccattgctagtgtgacactgttgtatccttttggatccatcctttggttgaTTGGTTCCACttcctgctggtcagttggaacagattttccctgtttttataaataaatagaagCCAACAAGCagaggaagaagggcccaactccatcaaaactgtttttgagatatataAAAATACTTAATAATTAGAACAGTTTTAGAGAcataatgttttcatcttcaggggattttaatacatgaacatacattaaaaacatacatgtgaaatgatatatgatgtttccatggcaacggtataGGTCTAAATATGAGCCAGAGTTGggtccttcttccactaatatgtATACTACAAATTCTAGTATCGTAAGCAGATGtgtcataaatgtgttataaatagctacagaaatttggtaattatctatTAATTGCCCAAGTACAAGCatgtaataaaaaaaaccaagaaagtttattgtagtgaaaagcagatttcacaGATAAACAAAACTCtactttaacccaatatttgtggaagaatttTAGAAGTCATAAACACAAAACCCCATCCTGTGTTAAGTCCAGCTTTGACCAGTAAGCACGCACATTTTTAACTTGTATTACATTATTTATGTTTCCATCTTCAGGTTTGATTACAATTATTTACATGTGTGTACAaggtttaaacaaacaaacaaaccgcttgtcttgagtcactgaaattccagtgaagtaactggattccttgcccctgtaatatgtgacacgatctggtccatggggccaaaggaggcatttttgacaattgagttactgtaattattacattatacatacaataggctctcatttactgaaaacaccaaaggtctaacatacttggttctaaagttatgaagttttttgatgcctattttcttatgtattttattgtttttttactccatatttttacctttatctcagtttcatatttgccgcctttggcccccatgaaccagctcgtgtcacatattacataacttttgttaccagtgtgttattatttttgagaaaaatgcaaaactagtcaaaaatttatcaaggggtgtaccaCCTTAATCCAGCTTTGTTAAACATGCACATTTTAAACTTATAATATTTATGTTTCTATCTTCAGGTTTGATCACAATTATCTACATGTGTGTACAAGGCTTGGCAGGAACCACCCTACTCTACCCAAAACTTCTGGCTGGGAAAATCAAGCTTGCTGATCAAAAGATTTACCACGCTACGTCGGGACTGTTTCTTTATACTTCAGGGCTAGGAACCCTTGTACTTGCCTTATTCTCATCATGGTACACTACAAATGCGCATCCTGCAATGTGGTGGGTCAGCCTCTCGTGTTTGGCTTGGTTATCGCTTGTCATCATGAACCAAGTAACATCAGAATACATACCAAAAGCACTGAAGAAGCCGTCTCAGCAGTACTGACTAGTACAGGagaacgatgatgatgatgatgccagcTCTTCATTTTGATACATCATTGAAATGCGACCCAGCATGATGCTTCTTGACATTGGCATACATGTATGTGGTCTTTATAACATGTGGGCCAAATGTTTATAAACAGTCTTTGGGGGTGACAGTTACTTGAATATGTGGATGGATGATGTCGCAGGACTCGTACATGAAATAGGACAACTGCATTCTGTGCTTGACAACCACATTCGCAAAAACTTATGGTTTCTGGGTAAAGGTTGTAAGTTTGAAATAATGGTAAGCTGTGAACTTGGAAcatgttttgatattttggtaATGTATGCTTTGATAATGCTGACTCTTGAGCACTTGAAATGCTTgataatgtttattattttgtacagaaCTTATAGTttaaattatatacctcatctaaagattcccgccatctgattggttaaaagcgcggacatagttttgactatgcccacaaaagtaactattccccaggcagattgtaatctgtgtcgTTTGCATTGAAACTAAGTAATTTcacttcccaaaatcgatgctttccaccaaacagatgacaagaatcttaagattaggtatataaaacaaatattgactgcgtTTTATTTgggtcatggttaaaattataggcccacaccccacggtgatctcaaaaccatgactatgcccctcggctacgccttgGGGCATAGTCATTGTTTTGAAATCACCATGGGCCTATAATTTTGACCAtggccctcatagcagtcaatatttgtatactaacatataaacttgCCGAATTGGAAGGAAACTATGTTTGTAGGTGAATTTACATTTTTCTAGCCTTTAAACTCTAAACAGTGAGTCATAAGCACTCCATTTGGTGTTGTGAACTCAAAATGGGTTGCCAGATACACAAGAATAAAGCAGAACACGATTTAACAAAAAGGTGGGAACCCttgttgtatatatttttgtaGATGCAGCATTTGTGCAACTTGTTGCCATCTTTCAAATCTCTTTCAAAGACTCTTCTACATGGACTTCTGGCACTCATATAGTTTTTAATATATAAAGATCTGAGTGAGGTATCCCTACAACGTTTTTGTCAactgtacatattgtacatatgtATGGTGTTCATCAAGACGGAGGAAATTTATGTAGATTCagaatgaaattttttttaaaggatagCACAGTTGCTCATTTGTATTCATAATTCTGTGCTGCTTCCATTTACTataaaagtggaaatgtttgtgCCGCATTTATTTTCATGTCCTAAGCAGCTAACACAAAAATTACAACACATGAATATGTTCCTGTTAAAGGTCATTTAAGGCAGCTTAGAATCAAGAATTTAAGAACAAtttaaacagttcaaaattggcatagcttgaattatttattgcatgaaaatttccacttttacagttagGTCATAGATATGTTATggatgatcatccatgaaaaccAACTGATAACAGCCTGTTTCAGTTGTTTTTCATGCACACGATTACCCCGGACAAATACATATATCCATGACAACATTAGACTAGAATTTATCTCTTGAAATTGTATATATagaatgtcaaattatttgtgtgTTCCAAAGCCTTAAAGAAACACTTTGTGTGCTTCATTTTTTTATAAACTTAAACAATCACAGTAAAATAATTTAACAACTTCCAATAATTGTCTAAggaaaagtcaataaatggtatAAAATCTGGATCAAAGAAGTCACTGCATGCAACAgtgtctttatttatttatgctgaATCTTGTCACATGTACAGCACTGACATTCAATTATATATTGTAGGTACATGTAAGCTAGTccaaataatcagtcccagaacaaaatattaatttctgacataccgtaatcgtgttctgggtctgaagttgctgtttccattcgaaatcttaaTGGCAAgtacaaaagaagcacatggtcctacttcacaggtttttaatcccctattcatgttgtgtGAATCATTCTATTGTGGATCATCCTTCTGACACTTGAGTGTTCGGACaaccggaacagttttgacagcctttttgtctacctctctgtttgtaaacagatgagGAGATCtaaattgtcatcctcgccgaataggaaagtgAGCGTAATAGTATGGCACTGCCAGCGTTCGAATTAAGAATTTTTTTTGAGGTTGTCTGCCGGACAACCTCAAAAAGATATTTGGTTGtccgaaaatatttttggttgtccgaaatttATATGAACTTTTTGTGCCGTAAAAATTAagttgcaagtttaaaaaaacatacACTGCCGTCAGTATTCACATGTCACACACCTTtcccaaactcaccttgttgctattataaaatatcaaatatatccaagaaaatacagGTTTAATGTCCATCATTTATTCATCATCAATAAATTCATATTTGTGCTGGATTTTATGCTTAAAAGCAGCAGAATTCCCCCGGGCAGAATTCATTCTTTTCAAGAAGTCAAAAGACGTAAACATGAACATCTCCATTGATAAAGtatctcattaattattcatgagctcattGGGTTTTCTATGGGTTTCTAATTTTCTATGGTGTCAGAGGTCAGGTCACTCTGGTCAGGTCATGAGGTTTTACCAGGGGCCCGGCCATGTGCTAGCTAGCTTGTGTACCGTGCACCGATTGATATTGCACACCTGGTAAAGGCCAAGGTTATCATGATGTTTATAAAATACTTGCTACAAATTTAtgggaaaacaacatttttagtCATGATTTCTTCTGAACATTTCAAGATTTATGCAATGCATTTTATGGTAAGCTTACTCTGTAACATTGGTACACATTTTTATGGTTGTCCCTCGGACAACTGCTGTCAGCATTTTGGGTTGTCCGACGTTCATTGTGGTTGTCCCGGACAACCGGACAACcacttatttcgaacgctgggcACTGCATGTAAGCATGATTCTGTTGTTTCTCTTAAAAAAGAGTAAACTTCTTGAGTTGCCAACATGTAGTCATACCCCAATCACACTTGATGGGGTTTAGTGTATGATGTGTGATAATGTGATTGTGTGTACTGCTTTAGAATTTCTGTGCAAAGGTAACAATATTGATTTGTTTGATCAAATTATCCCCAATCCACCCACCAATCTCCAAATTCACATTATTTGCTTTTATTTTTAGTGCTGGGGGAAAATTTTGGCAAGCTGAAGGGGACAAGTCCATTGATTTGATGCATACattacattttgtaccattttaTGCATTGGAGCCAAATTCATTTGATCTTTGAACTTAGGGTGGGGTTCAGATAAGGTTAGGGATGGGGTGGGATAGGGTGTGGTTAGGTAGAATGGTTGGCCATAGGCTGGGTTAGGCATGGGTGGGGTAAGGGAATAGGAGTGTATTATAGGATTAGAGTAGTGGACAGGCAGTGGTTAGGTAGGTTACCAGAAAGGTGGGGTGCAATGAGGGGGAGATGGGGTAGTGGCTAGAGATAGGGAAGGGTAGGGGTGAGGTTGGGGATGGGTGGGTAATGGGTAAGAGTGGGGGATCGAGTAGGGTGGGGTAAGAAGTTGGTTGGGGTAGGGTGTGGTGGGTAGGGGTGTGATGGAAATGTAGGTATTAGGTTGGGAATGGGTGCGGAAAGGAGAGGAATAGGGTACGGGGCAGGAGTGTTGGGGTAGTAAGGGTAGGGTTGGTGGTATTAGGGCTGGGTGGGGTTAGGTTAAGGAGTTTGGGTAAGGATTGTGTGAGGTAGGATATAGGTTGAGTAGGGTGaggttcacggttgtttgatgtgaccatttattagtttttcaaacaaaacatcatgtacaacccaattttttggcttaaacagcttaaagtgatatcatactaatgtatacagatgcttttgagtcattttcaactttaatttccccttatttacaacattattcactttcacagcactttttaaagctttttcggatataaaatgtatctatttatgacaagcttggtggcgctatttagatactggaaattacactttcaggcttttaatcaaaataattctttttattttgtgatgaaacatgtttataaaatttctttgttgcttgtttcacctattccacttgtttaaatggcagtattgattacctaccccccgcaaattaagaaatatgatttatgataaatagcgccatctatagtttgcaatttcttaataatgaagccaattctatatgcatcaaacaaccgtgggttaGAGGTGGATGTGGTAGGGTTGAGGATGGGAAAGGTAATGGGTAGGAGTGTTGGCACTGTTGGGGTAGGGCTATGAGTGCCTGGGTGTGATGCATGTAGGGTGTGATAGGGGTAagagcagtgtccgaaataaggaaaatatggaggttgtcccgaggacaactaaagcatgaattctgcttgtcctcaaaacattttggttgtccccaaaacatATAAGTCATGTATTTGAGTacaaagaatccaaatagtggttgtccaggggataagtacatagctcaatatggttgtacccagtgatttttggacaagaggacaagaggataagtgcttatttcgatcACTGGGTAAGAGTGGTGGGAGGCTAAGGGTTAAGTGGAGTAAGGAAAGAAGTGAGGTTTGGGGATCGCTTCCTCCTATAGATGTGCCAAAATATCTCCCGCCTGACATCCCCCATATTTCCACGACAGATTTTCGGGGTCCCAAATATTAAACCGTACATTgtctaatcatgtgatgtgagtgGAGCGAGctcaaaatgttttatatttttttatgtttttctacacctttttagggcgtaatctTGGGGGCAAAATATCAAACTGGTGAAAATTCACTGATCACTCAAGTTCGCCCCACCCACTTTCGACCTGCCAAGAAAATAATGCTTGTTCCTTCATTTTGGCATgcccaaaatctttgcccccaccaCTATAATTCATCACCCGGGGGATgttgtatatatttattttgaccaTAATCTGAACCCTGGATCTGAACAAAACCTGGCCTAGTAAATTCGAGTCCTGAAACAGCCCTGGCctgaacaaatttaaaattaaaatgtcgCCCTCTGTTGATACCAACTGTGGTTGATGGAAACAAAATTGAACAGACCCTCAAGACCCTGGGAAATgtcaaaaagtgcaaatgtttttgttttggaaaaaaaaatcatttaagcTTAACACATTCCGGCCCCTCCGGTGAGGATATTCTTGATCTCGTTAGTGTTCAGTATCAAAGTGTGAGCTATGTTTTGCTTACGGCAGTTCTCACGTATATTGTACTCTTTACAAGTTTGTCAACGATCAACTTATCCGGCTGTTCTGCTGAAAACGACCGTGCAGACGACAAAGTCAAAGACGGACAGAGTTTGTAACTCCAACTTGAACTTGCTGGCAAAGAGGACTATTTTCTATTCCCAGCAGCATCGTAAGTCTCTTTTATTTCTCAATTTTCTGTATGCATTGCATTGTCATATAATCAGTGATGACTGTTTGGAAAAGAAATATAGacaaaataatatcatgaatTATTGAATACAGCATTTAATTTCTAGAAACAAAAAGCAAAAGTTCTGTTCGCAAGTGCAAGAAAagacaaaatattgattttcccagAACACTGAAGAAAGTTTTGGAATTCCATGGGAGAAGGCTCTGGAAACTTTGAGCAGAATGACACACTTACAATacatttaaggatacgatacatgatttaccgacaagtgacttatttcggaatgcgatcatgatttttgaattaaaaaaagttttcacaggcttcgttgggattcgaaccagcgattcggcgtcttgcgctttaccgctcggccacggtggcagttgagtggaggagtgtaatgataaatgataaatctcataatgccatctttagccttttgtttaaaaaaaaagacgcgttttgtaaagatagattagccgttttatgcataaagagcacgaacgtttgggaaaggtttcaaacaaataataaagacactgatgtgatgatgaaattgcgtaagttgggaaatatctgcgtcgcaatgttttgttttggttttaggaatttgaccttaaaatttacgacttcatgacattaattatcattcgaaatcaacaaaagatatttcaacagtatatggcctcattctttctctaatatgttttgtacatgtatgtgaaatagcttcaacaatggtttgctgcataatggtaaaaacagccttgacctaaaaaagggcgagaggtaccatatttaccgattcaggctaaatttaaaattgatataaaacgtttgttttttgatagattacaaaaattaatttttgtcatataaagaaattgtatctggcgtgaattacactacagttttttattcttaaggctctttaacttcttcaaataattttttaaatgatagagtgaaccccctggccctctataattatgcacaaaagatcgagtccccttaaaggcttaatgtacgatttccttcaaattttaaatttgtcattatactcaaaatgctgaaataaaactagtaataatgatcgggaatggtttctgtccattttgagctgaaataacgaggtaccgtaacgtgaaagaaacactgcttgttattttggccgtttaacacacagttctatgggctATGAATTATGCCcggaattatgactttatgtcgaactttgctctgtttacctataaacacaacaaatttggctgattccatttaggtgcaagttgtgacatgtgtaaacattacaaatactagtatgcaaaaaaatcaggtttgaaaaaaaaaaacaatctcatattataagatcgtacattatgactttaatgcgCACAACCCACACAAGTTAGCGATATGGTGAACTGAGGCTACTGACTATGCCATGGCCATGGTCCATGCATGCAtggcacacaccgacatcgcctggctaataattacttggtactgcagagatactaaaatcaatacccaggatcgatacacgtgaatgtgctatacagtatgcacgatttgatatttagacgaaaatctttggataccggtgtagaaaatgatgaatatctccgtaaatgatttcgtctaaagaaaccagatttggttccttgcacttcttgaatatatatgttcaacggatatgatagtcgttagctagcgtcttgagaaagaagcttgcgtcttgaactcaaaaacttgacacaaattctgattttatatgtgccgaactatagtgcagtgtaggccaatcatggaggtagtctAACccggtagtctaaaagcagatgaactatggcgtataccatgctcacttacacacagcgaggtcagtcaccgggctattgtcagtagccttagtcagatatcctttggcccattatgcgtctcaaaactattaaacaggtcagaacaaaatggccatgcgtggtggtggattcaacctaccatggtgatttctgccatgaagatatcggggcgatgacactgtgtggcatgagatttattatttattgaaaGTGGtgtgtcatgtaggcctactgtgtgtaacaaatttatgattttttttgtcctCTGCAGCCACATAATTGTATGGGAGTTTATTTTGCAACTTAAAAACACTGATCAGGTCCGGGCATCACAAAATGTAAAGTATTACTCCCGGGGTATTACTTCAGAACTCTAgtgcttcgaatttgcacacaaatggATAGTTTAAGCATTTTATGCTAAAGTTTGTattatcaagggtctttcagatagctctattttggtcaaagccaaaaaggggggtctaatttgaggactaattgttcaaaaaaggggcTCATcaagcaggggtagcgctaggttttaaaacaaggggtcaaaaattatGTGATAGCATGGgaccaaaacaatagaaataaagggttcaaatgaccctttagcaacctctaaatggtaattttgtgcgccaaaagctaaaagaatgcgcctatgaccccatggcgcaGGTTAGCGCTACCCCTGTCATCAagttcagtgtaggctactgaaaaaacagtgggtcattgggtgtaggatttgccaaaaatactgtggtcttttcatgggcaaatgacgtatgtcaatatatgggagtgccccccccggattTTAATCAAATTGGACATTCAGTTGCGAGTaatttagggctgtgcaataattatgagccccggggtaaAATATTCAAACAgctcaccaaaaatcgcttgcccgccaaaaaatctttgcccccccccttgaacatgccaaatttgttggatcccaatttgcaaaccttaaaggtccgtaacccgatcgacagcatcatccccgatttttttcattgttgatgaggttttggtatcacataatagatactatttttctcattactatcctgaaatttgacgctccaagtcgatgtatttcgagaaatcatgaatcacagcggtttttacaggtataccagtttgtaaacaatggtaaatactttggaattctgggagggaattatgaacgaaatatcagtcaccgcaacagctactttggtttcacgtcatacacattctgtgaaaaagcgaaccacactaactgctgaggagacggtttgCCGTATATAGTTATTAAAACGGCAAGAGTAAGTGTGGTGTGctgaatagctcaattgactagcgcttTGTTTTTTttaccgagaggtacccggttcaaaacccggtctcggaaggtttttttcctctccattttacccaaacttttttatattcatttgaaatgtacatattgcaaggggaaatatattttgtttcctttttttctgaaacggtacgaaaataaaaacattttccgttcacaaTACAAACTATCGGTCCATTTTTCCTATTCCACTCCGTATTAAACCAGATGACCTCTACAAACCCCTGCATGCTACGCTATAGGACCAGCAACAGCCGTCGGCGGTTTAGTGTTAAAATCAGGAAAATTGTAATAGTCACAATTTATGCAGGGGTGGATATGGATTTCATATATATTTGTacactttgtgtatttttttcgTGAATTTTGATGGCTGTTATACACACCGACCGATTTTTTTTGTactaaaaatactacaaaatcacccCTACCACAAAACACGCGACCTTGCATAGGACTGAGCTAGTCTCGCAGTGCACCAGCAGCTCTCTGCAGAAAAACTGCCCTGGAAAAGGATTGCAGTGTCGCAGCAAATATGCAGAGGTGTCTGAACCTAGTTAACGTTTTTATATTAACTAAATTTACCCTAGTTTACTTCAATAAGTAAACTATAAGCTCCGCCATCAGTTTCAATTTGATAACGGTAAGATATTTCAGTAagttttcaggtcaaaatttctcTGCTTGTCAGCTCACGTAAACTCAAGGTTATTGAACGCTGTTCTCCACATAGGATATTTTGGTTGATTCCAGTTTTCAGCGGGtatgattttataaaaattttactaCGTGGCATGATTATATATgctcagtgtccgaaataaggaaaatatggaggttatcccgaggataactaaagcataaattctgcttgtcctcaatacattttggttgtccccaaaatgtgtcatactttcggaggtaaaatatagtggttgtccagaggataagtacatagttcaatatggttgtccccagtgatttttggacaagaggacaagaggataagtgctta
The Amphiura filiformis chromosome 3, Afil_fr2py, whole genome shotgun sequence DNA segment above includes these coding regions:
- the LOC140148780 gene encoding transmembrane reductase CYB561D2-like, which produces MADKIGSDRPKIPDLPKPGFCKKLFVFFTMVAHIAAIVFTGYVVFLALPGNYLFAWHPILMSIAFGVLTTEAILYFSPESTLIPQASRSTKVGYHWATNTTAIICGLIGLTVIVSNKYKNGKPHFTTWHGTLGLITIIYMCVQGLAGTTLLYPKLLAGKIKLADQKIYHATSGLFLYTSGLGTLVLALFSSWYTTNAHPAMWWVSLSCLAWLSLVIMNQVTSEYIPKALKKPSQQY